From one Vicia villosa cultivar HV-30 ecotype Madison, WI unplaced genomic scaffold, Vvil1.0 ctg.000032F_1_1_3, whole genome shotgun sequence genomic stretch:
- the LOC131622608 gene encoding calcineurin B-like protein 4 isoform X3, with product MGCYCSTSNSKKVKTPGYEDPTVLASETPCEYPSSLTVTVSEVDALYELYLKLSNSIIQDGLIHKEEFQLALFRNENQKNLFADRIFDLFDVKRNGVIEFGEFVRSLGVFHPNAPLEDKIAYEMIESIVDKTFKDADTKDDGRIDQDEWKAFVSQHPSLIKNMTLPYLKDITMAFPSFIARTEVEDSEL from the exons ATGGGTTGCTATTGTTCAACTTCAAATTCAAAGAAAGTTAAAACGCCAGGTTATGAAGATCCAACCGTTCTTGCTTCCGAGACACCTTGTGAGTATCCATCCTCATTAACTG ttacgGTGAGTGAAGTAGATGCATTGTATGAACTCTATTTGAAGCTAAGCAATTCAATTATTCAAGATGGTCTTATTCATAAG GAAGAATTTCAGCTAGCACTGTTCAGAAATGAAAACCAAAAGAATCTGTTTGCTGACAGG ATTTTTGACTTATTTGATGTAAAGCGCAACGGAGTTATCGAGTTTGGCGAATTCGTTAGATCTCTTGGTGTTTTTCATCCAAACGCACCTTTAGAAGACAAAATTGCAT ATGAGATGATAGAATCGATTGTGGATAAGACATTTAAAGATGCTGATACAAAAGATGATGGAAGAATCGATCAAGATGAATGGAAAGCTTTTGTTTCTCAACATCCTTCTTTGATTAAGAACATGACTCTCCCATATCTAAA GGATATTACTATGGCATTCCCCAGTTTTATTGCAAGAACAGAAGTTGAAGACTCAGAGCTGTGA
- the LOC131622608 gene encoding calcineurin B-like protein 7 isoform X1 — MGCYCSTSNSKKVKTPGYEDPTVLASETPCEYPSSLTVTVSEVDALYELYLKLSNSIIQDGLIHKEEFQLALFRNENQKNLFADRIFDLFDVKRNGVIEFGEFVRSLGVFHPNAPLEDKIAFAFRLYDLRQTGYIEREELKEMVLALLNESDLFLSDEMIESIVDKTFKDADTKDDGRIDQDEWKAFVSQHPSLIKNMTLPYLKDITMAFPSFIARTEVEDSEL, encoded by the exons ATGGGTTGCTATTGTTCAACTTCAAATTCAAAGAAAGTTAAAACGCCAGGTTATGAAGATCCAACCGTTCTTGCTTCCGAGACACCTTGTGAGTATCCATCCTCATTAACTG ttacgGTGAGTGAAGTAGATGCATTGTATGAACTCTATTTGAAGCTAAGCAATTCAATTATTCAAGATGGTCTTATTCATAAG GAAGAATTTCAGCTAGCACTGTTCAGAAATGAAAACCAAAAGAATCTGTTTGCTGACAGG ATTTTTGACTTATTTGATGTAAAGCGCAACGGAGTTATCGAGTTTGGCGAATTCGTTAGATCTCTTGGTGTTTTTCATCCAAACGCACCTTTAGAAGACAAAATTGCAT TTGCTTTTAGGTTGTATGATTTGAGACAAACAGGGTACATTGAAAGAGAGGAGTTAAAGGAAATGGTATTGGCACTTTTGAATGAATCAGATCTTTTTCTTTCAGATGAGATGATAGAATCGATTGTGGATAAGACATTTAAAGATGCTGATACAAAAGATGATGGAAGAATCGATCAAGATGAATGGAAAGCTTTTGTTTCTCAACATCCTTCTTTGATTAAGAACATGACTCTCCCATATCTAAA GGATATTACTATGGCATTCCCCAGTTTTATTGCAAGAACAGAAGTTGAAGACTCAGAGCTGTGA
- the LOC131622608 gene encoding calcineurin B-like protein 7 isoform X2: MGCYCSTSNSKKVKTPGYEDPTVLASETPFTVSEVDALYELYLKLSNSIIQDGLIHKEEFQLALFRNENQKNLFADRIFDLFDVKRNGVIEFGEFVRSLGVFHPNAPLEDKIAFAFRLYDLRQTGYIEREELKEMVLALLNESDLFLSDEMIESIVDKTFKDADTKDDGRIDQDEWKAFVSQHPSLIKNMTLPYLKDITMAFPSFIARTEVEDSEL, from the exons ATGGGTTGCTATTGTTCAACTTCAAATTCAAAGAAAGTTAAAACGCCAGGTTATGAAGATCCAACCGTTCTTGCTTCCGAGACACCTT ttacgGTGAGTGAAGTAGATGCATTGTATGAACTCTATTTGAAGCTAAGCAATTCAATTATTCAAGATGGTCTTATTCATAAG GAAGAATTTCAGCTAGCACTGTTCAGAAATGAAAACCAAAAGAATCTGTTTGCTGACAGG ATTTTTGACTTATTTGATGTAAAGCGCAACGGAGTTATCGAGTTTGGCGAATTCGTTAGATCTCTTGGTGTTTTTCATCCAAACGCACCTTTAGAAGACAAAATTGCAT TTGCTTTTAGGTTGTATGATTTGAGACAAACAGGGTACATTGAAAGAGAGGAGTTAAAGGAAATGGTATTGGCACTTTTGAATGAATCAGATCTTTTTCTTTCAGATGAGATGATAGAATCGATTGTGGATAAGACATTTAAAGATGCTGATACAAAAGATGATGGAAGAATCGATCAAGATGAATGGAAAGCTTTTGTTTCTCAACATCCTTCTTTGATTAAGAACATGACTCTCCCATATCTAAA GGATATTACTATGGCATTCCCCAGTTTTATTGCAAGAACAGAAGTTGAAGACTCAGAGCTGTGA
- the LOC131622560 gene encoding zinc finger BED domain-containing protein RICESLEEPER 2-like: MKEEWRLPHICGLQATKKKGYMAVTAHYIDGLWTLQSRILRFIYVPAPHTSERLAETLVNCLMDWNIDSKLCIVTLDNCSTNDSMIRKIKDKLSLESLIRDGSLLHMRYCAHILNLIVQEGLQVIKDGIENIRDSVGFWSAIPKRHEKFEDTARQLRIVCTRKLALDCPTRWNSTYKMLDIATEYKDVFIWLKQREYLYTCLPTNSQWQFAKDVCECLKLFNEVKMFLILHNVKF, encoded by the exons ATGAAGGAAGAGTGGCGGTTACCACATATATGTGGACTTCAAGCAACCAAAAAAAAAGGGTATATGGCGGTTACGGCTCACTATATTGATGGCTTATGGACTTTACAGAGTCGAATATTGAG GTTCATTTATGTTCCCGCCCCTCACACTagtgaaagacttgctgaaacactTGTTAATTGTTTAATGGACTGGAACATTGATTCAAAGCTTTGTATTGTTACTTTAGATAATTGTAGCACAAATGACTCCATGATTAGGAAAATTAAGGATAAGTTGTCGTTGGAAAGTTTGATAAGGGATGGGTCTTTGTTACACATGCGTTATTGTGCACACATCCTAAATTTAATTGTTCAGGAGGGGCTACAAGTGATTAAGGATGGAATAGAAAATATTCGGGATAGTGTAGGATTTTGGAGTGCTATACCTAAAAGGCATGAAAAATTTGAAGATACCGCTAGACAATTAAGAATTGTTTGCACTAGAAAGTTAGCTCTAGATTGTCCAACAAGATGGAATAGCACATATAAGATGCTTGATATTGCCACAGAGTACAAGGATGTATTTATTTGGTTGAAGCAACGTGAGTATTTATACACTTGTTTGCCAACTAATTCACAGTGGCAATTTGCTAAAGATGTTTGTGAGTGCTTGAAATTGTTTAATGAAGTAAAGATGTTTTTGATCTTACATAATGTTAAATTTTGA